The following is a genomic window from Thunnus maccoyii chromosome 13, fThuMac1.1, whole genome shotgun sequence.
GGGTTCCATGTAATCAGCTGCAGACGGACCAAGGGGTTAAAGAGTTTGGGCAGACAGAGGCCTATGTAAGCATCTCTGTAGCAGTCTGCATAATCTCTCCTCCACACTTCGAAATGGGATTTGATGCAGTCAAGAGAGTGAAAGTCCTCCACCACGTCCTCAAATACTTTCTTACATTCCCTGATGATACGGTCTGGATGGGACGAAAGGCTTCAGTTAGACATGAGCGAAACAATGTCTTATTAGTGTTAATAGTGGTTCATACTGTAGTTCTGAAGGAATTAAATGATGTACCTCTCTCCATGTTGAAGCTGGTGATGTCGGTAGAGGTCTCCTCATCATCAGATGATAAGCCTTCTTTATGCTCAGCCCTCTTTCCGTTCTGCTCCCTAGCTTGACGCCGTCGAGTTCTGCACTCAGCCGCAAACACAAAAGGCAAgacagttaaaaacaaagacagaaagaataTGTCTAACTGTAACCAGCTTGGCACTTAATCGACTACCTAAAAGACAGAACTTTAGGAGCTCTTGCAGGGCAAACCTATGCTTTACAAACCTGTATTTTTTAGAGTAAAAGAAGACAGAGCAAAGCTCAGATAAAGCTTTTGGCATTTTCTTAGTCTGAGGTATTTACTAAAAGAGCCTGTAACCTAGAAACATCACATACATTTGTTTACTGGGAACTAttctaaaaatgtgtttcagtgtgcATCATACCGTCGTGCCTCTCTTTCTGCTATCCTCCTCTGACGACTGTGCTCTTGGTACGCTGCACGGTCTCGACCAAATGAGTCTAGATTAGGAGCCATGACAGCTTTATCTGCAAGAGACAGGAGCCATGTTAGAGCCAGTCATGAAAAGCTGAGACAACCCATAACCTCATACTTGTTCTGGGCACTTAACAtctcacacaacacaaagagtactaaaaatgtaataatccAAAGtgcttaaaataaataagatgtaACAGGCAAAATAGTAgacaaaaatgaaacttttaaacttacaaaatatgttaaaacgTTGACCCGCACCTCCTAATTTATTAGATACTCCCAGCAATAAGACATCATATTTGTTACAAATAATTTTGAGGCATCATTCATTTTCTAGTCACTTACCTGGCTGCAactccctacatgttacagtGAAAGTGACAGATGACAAGTCACTAAGAGATCATtcttttgtcatcttttttttttttagtgactCATTGTCACCTGAACTGCGTTACAACCACCCATGGCTGCGAGACTCAGCCATTAAAGAGTAGCCGAAACAGCTCCtccaataaaacattttccGTGTACGTACATGCTCACTCACTCGAGATCAAACCTCAATCAACCTTTAGTCACGCTCATGAGGGAAACGTAAGAGGGTGTATTGGGGAAACACAAATGCCAACAGCACACACCAACACTCACACCACAGAGAACTAACGAGGCCGttcaaataaatcataaaaaccTTCAAGATGGACTGACTTGAAAGGCTTGCAAACTCCGACGATTCATCTTTAATatcatcctgtcttctctggACAAGTCGTGAGGCCCGTTGCCTTAGTAACTGGTGCATGGCAGCCTCCAGCTCCAGGACAGCAGGCACCTGAAAGATATGATGCCttctgtgacctctgacccaaACAAAAGCAGGGTTCCGAGTCACAGGGATGTCTTGCTGGAGGGAGAAGATGAGCATGATGGACAATAAAATACTGGAACCAAGATATCACCAGTGTTAAGTGAAAACTTGGTATCTCTGAAACATCATATTTCCTTGAAAGTTTGGACGCTATGGACTTAAAGTCAGCCAATGCTGTAAGCTGAAAATATTGATGAAGTCAAAAGGCATAGTTAACTGCCTTATGGAgatattacattaaaaatcacaaatgtaaGAGAGTTAAAGAGTTTTACCCAACACTGACAATATACAGTTCCAGCCTTGATGTTTACTTTATACTAAGTCATGCTGATAATGGTTGATTAGTGTCCCGTTCCATCACTATGTTTTGTGCACTGAGAGTCTCCTAATAGGGTTGAAAAAGACATTAACGTAGTTCAGAAAACACATGTTGGCAGTTGGCAGGCCAGTTCTCTCCCCTCGCCTCCATGTagttgctgctctgctgctgcaggaccAAGACTAAATTCTTTTGTTTAAGACATGCATTTCATAAACAGCTATGggtttacaaaaaatatatttagtgtcagagacattttttaattatgtattaCCAAGTTGGACTCATCCCCTTTGTTAAGACGAGACTCGTTGCACAGGCACTAGGCTATGTCACTATGTAGGTTTTTACAGCTCAAACTCATCTTATAATGAGTGTAAAGACCATTAGCAAAAATGTGGCGCTAAGATAATAGATGTTAAGTTATTATTctgacaaaaaagaaagcagcTGTGAAATAGATGTGCTCCAAGTGACTTTTGCAGTCACACTGGCTTGTCAGCACTATCAATTAAGATTAACAATAGTATCTTATGAAACGAACTAAATGAAAACACTAGAAATTTTCTTCTACGACTCTCAGTTAATGCTTCATTAGATGTTTATTAGATTCTATCCCTTCAAAAACCTCATTATGTGGTCAGAGatcacaaagacacaaaacagaaaaacagctaATCAGACAGCAGATAAATTCTCCCTTACCTTTTCACTGAAACACTCAAGCAAGTCTCCAACATACCCTCGCATCTCTTGCAAGAATTTATATTGATCTGCATTGTCATTGGACGAGCCCTCCAGCTGCTGTATGGTGCTCTCGGAGGCAGCTAGGTCTTCGTCGATCCGTTTGTAGCGTTTGGCGTTTGCGTTGTGGCCTGCGTGCATTTGGCTGAGCCTACAGACACATGGCATACAGGGAAAGACGATAAGGATGACTTTGGATGGGGTCGTGCACTAACAAGGCATTTAGTCTAATCTTAATTGCTGATATACAATGAGCAACTGCTTTAGAGTGCACCCATCAAATTAATACAGACACAAGGGGCTGAAATACTGCACTCATGGTTATACAGAAGTTATAATTAGGAGGACTAATGTAAACCCCCGTTCCTGACCCAGGAATTCCCTCTCTGGCCCATTAGATCTGTAGGTAGCTTTGCTGGATCTTCAAGACCACAGCACACAGAGAAGGCAGCAGCTGAACTGGAGACTGACATTAGAGTGCAGTCTTCCACTTTACCTACCTATCCTGCAGGCGTTTCTTTACCAGATCAATGGATATTGGGGTTAGGTCACTAATAGAAGCCCCGTAGTGAACAGAGCCATTGTCTGTTCGGCCAGTTGGCTTGCCAGTCTGTGGGGCTACAGTACTGTAGGTGAAGGGCATGCTGTAGGACGAGCCATAGGGCTGGCTCTCATAGCTGTTCTGATAGTAGGCTGTGTTGTCCTCTGGCTGGTTGCTTTGGACCTGGTCATTAGAGATAAGAACACATATTGCTTTACTACTGTGACTAATAGCACTGCTGCTTCCTACTACCAATTCATTAGGAATGCAACTAATGGTTATTTGCATTATCAATTAacctgtcagtcattttttttggaTCAATTGTCTCTAGATTAGTGTACAAAATACACAGGCATTGTGAGAAATGCCCATCACAACTTTCCAGGGCTGTAGGTGAGGTATTCAGATTAACTGTGGTGTGTGACCAAAAGTCCCAAACCAAAAGCTATTCAATACacagtgatataaaaacaaagaacagcagcaaaTCTTTACATATGCAAAACTAGAACCAGCAAATATGTGGCTTTTTTTCCCTAATAAATCAAAGTTAGAgttgcaactaaggattattttaattatcaattaatctgttgattattttcttgattaattgattaattgtttggtctataaaatgtcagaaaatgtctcagtttcctcaaatgtcttgtttaatccacaacagtccaaaacccaaaaagaCAGTCAcagaaaccagtaaatattcacctttgagaagctggaatcacagaatttggtctttttaaaaaaaaaaaaaagacttgaaacaatcgattatcaaaatagttggcaattacTTTAATAGTGGGCAACTAATCTTATAGCTCTCATGaagatgaatcgattatcaaaattgtcGACGACTCTGTTGATCAACTCATCGTTTAATCAATACATTTcgtaataatgataataagcTTTCGCACTTAATTAAATCCCAgctttttataaaataaaagaacagcagcactgcaggataaacaatcagaaaattaGAGAAAATATACATTATTCAAGTTCAGGAGTCATTCAGGaaggtaaaatattttacatatttgttccAGCTTACCTGTGGTATGCTGATTCCTTTCCGAATCTGCTCCTGCTCCCAGCGGCTAACCTCTTCATCCTGACCTGCATCCAGTGCCTCATCGTCACTACCCTCGATACCTGTACATGTGATGGGGATATTCATGTCTTCATGAGAACTCATTGAGAACAGTAgtaaatgaacttttttttctttttctttttttaaaaaggtaccTATCTCCTCGGCTATCTTTTGCCTCTGGCTTTTGTTTCTGACTCCACTGAAGCGgatcctcttctcttcctcgTCTTCATCATCACTGGCGTCTTGGTCTTCTCGTACCAGTCGTTTCTTTGGGGTTTCTGTCTCTACCAGAGGGGCTTCACCCCCCTGCTCTCGAGCCAGTTGTCTCCGCTTTCTAGCAGCATGGATGAATGCTGCATCAGGAATCTCCCCTAGAGTAAGACAGAAACAGGTCTTGATCTCATACTTGTGTGTACACATACcgaaaaagaaaaccaaacacacTGATATTTCCTGTTATATAACACTGTGGAAAAGTACAGCTCTATCAGCAAGAGCATTCATGAGTGTCAGACTGGTTGTGTCAGTGATATTAGTCCacatatagtaccagtcaaaagtctggacacacttACTCATTGCCTATAAtgaaaaagtgtgtccaaacttttgactggtactgtgctgaacaatcatttaatttaaagagTGCTCAATACCTGGTCTCAGGGTGCTGAGGGAGGAAAGTGTGTTGAATGTTGCTCCAGTGTTGTTACTCCTGGAGACTTGTGCCTGGCCACCTTGACTCCTcgcctcttcctcctgctcatcAGCACTGTCCACCTCcatttcttcctctccctgTTCACTACCCGCTCTGCTGGTAACTTCCTCTTTGATGGAAACCAAAGGTTGAGGTGGAGCATCTACGAGaacaagatgcagaaaaagATAAGTCGAGAGGATAAgaaatttacacatttacaatatatacattCAGATGATACCAAAAGATGGGTGAAGGGTGAGTGATCTTGTGCTCCATGATACAGGTTTCTGGAACAACTACCCCATTCAGATACCCCAATAGCATTGGTATATATGGAATCTTGTGGgtgtatttcatttcatgtaGGTCAAATTTCAGGCTTCTGGAGGAAGTACCGCCAGGTAAAACAAGTGGGTCTCATGTAGTGTCTACCTGTTGAACAAAAATGCTGACTGATAATTCtaatatatcatatcatattccCTATAGATCATagttaaatattgtttttgatgAAAGCCCACACAACTATAATTTATTACTTTAatgtagggctgggcaatatatcggttttatattaatattgtgatatgagactagatattgtcttagattttggatatcgtaatgtaacataagtgttgtcttttcctggttttaaaggctgcattacagtacagtgatgtaattttctgaacataccagactgttctattacttgcctttacccacttagtcattatatccacgTTACTGATgattatcaaaaatctcattgtataaatattttgtgacagcaccaatagtcatccctacaatattgtcacaatatcgatatcaaggtatttggtcaaaaatattctgatgtttgattttgtccataatGCTCTGCCCTACTTTAATGATGATCCTCAGAGATTTACCCCCATCTTGTggtataaatacataataacatTTTACCTTCAAGGTGCTACGAAGTATTTGCTATATAAATATGGCACACTGTCACagtttaagtacattttttgcAAAACTAAAATTATTTCCCTCAATTCAACCTTGTGTTGTCTCATATTGGGTTACAAAAGTTGAACATGTCTGCTCGGTAGATTGTCTCATATCGCCAACATGACAGCAGAGATGACAGGTAATGTACTGCAGTGGACAGTGGGACACCTCACCTGATCTGATTTCCTGTTTGACGATGCCAGACTTCTCCAAATCCTCCTTGTACTCTTTCTTCAATTGTTTGACAATCTTCTTGCTGTGATTGGATTTCTTCACTCTGAACACCTCGGATCCTTCTGTTTACGAACAAGTCATGCGAGAAAGTGAGCGGTAAGTAATAAGCTGGAGGGCATGGGAGTCACTCCCCGTCAAGGAAACTACTTATCTAGCTTATAATGGCccatgaaataataaatgagttccttatcctttaacaataacaaaaagacaAGCGTCAATAATCGAACCTGTCATGACAACACGTTTTCTTCAGCTAACGTTAACCAGCTAGTGAATTTAACTTTTCGTTTATCAAGTTAACGTTAACTTGACGTACCTTCTTCATCGTCGAAACTCAGCAAACTGACTTTCGTGGGTCCTGGCACCACAGCCGTATCTTtgcctttcttttctttcttgacAGCTTTCACACTGTTGACGTTAGCCTGAAAGCCGTTGCTTTGGTGGTTATCCGTGATGCTAGGTGCTGCGCTAACGCTGTGGCTGGACGTCTCCATAAACGGGATTTCCTCCACGACAGGCCCGAACGATGTCGGCGCCAGCGGCGGCTGCAGACCCTCCTCCTGCGACTGCTCTTCCTCGTCGGACTCATTCCTCCGTCGGAAATTGGCTCGTTTCGCCTTTTTAAACATTATGCTTTTCTGCTATACGCACCAGTGCATGCTCAATCGTAGGAAACTGTGCTTAGAGCGCTGAGAAATGATCCCCGATTTTCCAGGCAgccattttctgtcagtcaggcAGCGCGTTTGTTCTTCGTTTCGCAAAATTGAAGAAGGGCACATGCATCGCTGGCATTTTACTGCCCCCAACTGATCAAAACTGGTACTATCAGTCTTGTGCACTCTGACTAGTTGcgtgcaaataaaataaataaataaatgaaaataacaataatgaatgtaaaacacatgCATTACATTAATTGACCCTATTGTGATATAATTTGTGctgaaaatgtatataaaatataatttaggCTACAGAAAAAATTATTAGTGAAATTCTTCATGTCTACATGCCAAATCTGCTGTGGGTTGTTTGGCTGATTATCTGTTGATGCCAAACATAAGCCTGGTCAATGAAATTCCCTTTGACCTATCTGCTGCTTCTGCATTTGGCTCAGAGCTATGTCAGTCATTGTGCCAACTCATGACACTGTCATAAGACAATGTAATAacatttaactatatttttagGAACCTTCAGAACGTTACAACTGTACTGTTGTTTAAGGGAATTATTGATGACACTGTCATACCATGATGTGGCTGACTTTGACAGCCGTGGCCAAATCAATCCCACATGACAGTTTACAGGAATGCAATCTCACTGTAACACATTCAACCACAGAAGTTATATTTGATGATGAAGTCTGCTATGACAGGCTACACAACATGTCCCCTTGTTCCATGACATTTCTCCAAGGCAGTGACTTTGCAATGAAAGTGATATTATCAACAGAATGACCTGACATCTGTCAAAAACATCCATGAAGTTTAAGTCATGACCTAAGTATTTGTAGGACTGTGGAACCATTGAAATCATACATTGCAGTTGTTGTAACATTTCTGGCTCTGActttgattgtattttttatacCAGTGTAAGCATAAGAGATATGGACATAATTCAGTTAAAATCAAAATTTGCATCTACATTAGACATTTATACTGTTAAAGGCTATCTTTGTCAATTTGTTATCTATTACTTGTAACCAGCAATATCTGTGCTGATCTCGCAGAGGTATAAAATAAATTTaggttataataataataataataacaataataataataataataataataataataataataataataataataataataat
Proteins encoded in this region:
- the paxbp1 gene encoding PAX3- and PAX7-binding protein 1 → MFKKAKRANFRRRNESDEEEQSQEEGLQPPLAPTSFGPVVEEIPFMETSSHSVSAAPSITDNHQSNGFQANVNSVKAVKKEKKGKDTAVVPGPTKVSLLSFDDEEEGSEVFRVKKSNHSKKIVKQLKKEYKEDLEKSGIVKQEIRSDAPPQPLVSIKEEVTSRAGSEQGEEEMEVDSADEQEEEARSQGGQAQVSRSNNTGATFNTLSSLSTLRPGEIPDAAFIHAARKRRQLAREQGGEAPLVETETPKKRLVREDQDASDDEDEEEKRIRFSGVRNKSQRQKIAEEIGIEGSDDEALDAGQDEEVSRWEQEQIRKGISIPQVQSNQPEDNTAYYQNSYESQPYGSSYSMPFTYSTVAPQTGKPTGRTDNGSVHYGASISDLTPISIDLVKKRLQDRLSQMHAGHNANAKRYKRIDEDLAASESTIQQLEGSSNDNADQYKFLQEMRGYVGDLLECFSEKVPAVLELEAAMHQLLRQRASRLVQRRQDDIKDESSEFASLSNKAVMAPNLDSFGRDRAAYQEHSRQRRIAEREARRTRRRQAREQNGKRAEHKEGLSSDDEETSTDITSFNMERDRIIRECKKVFEDVVEDFHSLDCIKSHFEVWRRDYADCYRDAYIGLCLPKLFNPLVRLQLITWNPLEAQCANFEYMLWFESLLFYGFEEHSTLQRGDGDIGLLPAIVEKVIISKLTVLAEQVWDPLSSSQTTRLVGFILTLMKGYPTVLHGDNQYTQALLKTVVLRTRRTLDEDVFLPLYPKNVLENKNSGPYLFYQRQFWSCVKLLGNILQWEGILSSSCLRDLALDSTLNRYILSALQTTDTNEDNVHKCQKVVECLPVQWFSGLKGQQTLPQLEPLCRYLTHLASSLHRSSMGVSDIERRTAKEQIKEVVKMLGHMNALDHIISVAAEHGIKDMKPLLEAKS